A single genomic interval of Macadamia integrifolia cultivar HAES 741 chromosome 6, SCU_Mint_v3, whole genome shotgun sequence harbors:
- the LOC122081297 gene encoding UPF0481 protein At3g47200-like isoform X6, with protein MSSPIGDPERGLVASIRDILKIGPPSSSKFCISIVPGKLRRINKEAYTPQLVSIGPFHHKNENLRKMETLKRQFLRSFVDRKPGIDVQEYVEAMKKREEETRQCYAEDTSSINSNEFITMMLVDGCFILEFLLRNPRPLEQSNLDDPVFSNIWLSSAIKCDLILLENQLPFFVLVDLYNLNQGKGLNSLFETVRYPFSHMMPKEEDVSSENSKCSKVKQVLLGSVRDCCSSSSSSCCALPRENGGTVAVPTVKMPQVKHLLDFVRHCYIPSSAKISLVNGELKLPHNVTQLHEAGVKFEVGRDYATLLDGIIASSKDVILLREHGIIKSLVGDHEQGYLAYMEGKAETYLFQHAMDGNFIYCCNSAACSHIITDHIHYQILYFKVRSVALMDCSSIHHWVFSFGAGTIRFMGCGRW; from the exons ATGTCCAGTCCAATTGGAGATCCAGAAAGAGGATTGGTTGCATCAATCCGAGATATATTAAAGATTGGCCCTCCCTCATCATCGAAATTCTGTATTTCTATTGTTCCTGGGAAGCTCCGCAGAATAAATAAAGAGGCATACACACCTCAGTTGGTCTCGATTGGCCCTTTTCAccataaaaatgaaaacctaAGAAAGATGGAAACACTTAAAAGGCAGTTTCTACGTTCATTTGTGGATCGAAAACCTGGGATAGATGTGCAAGAATATGTGGAAGctatgaagaagagagaagaagaaacacgcCAATGTTATGCAGAAGACACCAGTAGTATCAATAGTAATGAATTTATAACAATGATGCTAGTAGATGGATGTTTCATCCTCGAATTTCTCCTCAGAAATCCGCGGCCACTTGAACAGAGTAATCTAGATGATCCTGTGTTCAGTAACATTTGGTTGTCTAGTGCCATAAAATGTGACTTAATACTACTTGAAAATCAGTTGCCCTTCTTTGTTCTTGTGGATTTATACAACTTAAACCAGGGAAAGGGTCTCAATTCCCTCTTCGAAACTGTTCGCTATCCCTTTTCACATATGATGCCAAAGGAGGAAGATGTGTCGAGTGAGAATTCTAAATGCTCCAAAGTAAAGCAGGTGCTTCTTGGTTCTGTGCGTGATTGTTGCTCCTCCTCTTCATCCTCATGTTGTGCATTGCCGAGAGAGAATGGAGGAACGGTTGCAGTCCCAACTGTAAAAATGCCTCAAGTAAAGCATTTGCTTGACTTTGTACGGCACTGTTACATCCCTTCATCAGCTAAGATATCCTTGGTAAATGGGGAGCTTAAACTTCCTCACAATGTAACACAGCTTCATGAAGCAGGAGTCAAATTTGAGGTGGGCAGAG ATTATGCGACCCTCTTAGATGGCATCATTGCCTCTTCCAAGGATGTTATACTGCTACGTGAGCATGGTATTATCAAAAGCTTGGTAGGAGACCATGAGCAG GGTTACTTGGCATACATGGAAGGCAAAGCTGAGACATACTTATTTCAGCACGCCATGGATGGTAATTTCATTTATTGTTGCAACTCTGCTGCTTGTTCTCACATTATTACAGACCATATACACTATCAAATCTTATACTTCAAAGTAAGATCTGTTGCTCTAATGGATTGCTCGAGTATTCATCATTGGGTGTTTTCTTTTGGTGCTGGAACGATACGATTTATGGGATGTGGTCGATGGTAA
- the LOC122081297 gene encoding UPF0481 protein At3g47200-like isoform X5, with protein MSSPIGDPERGLVASIRDILKIGPPSSSKFCISIVPGKLRRINKEAYTPQLVSIGPFHHKNENLRKMETLKRQFLRSFVDRKPGIDVQEYVEAMKKREEETRQCYAEDTSSINSNEFITMMLVDGCFILEFLLRNPRPLEQSNLDDPVFSNIWLSSAIKCDLILLENQLPFFVLVDLYNLNQGKGLNSLFETVRYPFSHMMPKEEDVSSENSKCSKVKQVLLGSVRDCCSSSSSSCCALPRENGGTVAVPTVKMPQVKHLLDFVRHCYIPSSAKISLVNGELKLPHNVTQLHEAGVKFEVGRDYATLLDGIIASSKDVILLREHGIIKSLVGDHEQVSLIFNKLVKEVNIDVGSFYFFDLCQKLNAYYRVTWHTWKAKLRHTYFSTPWMVISFIVATLLLVLTLLQTIYTIKSYTSK; from the exons ATGTCCAGTCCAATTGGAGATCCAGAAAGAGGATTGGTTGCATCAATCCGAGATATATTAAAGATTGGCCCTCCCTCATCATCGAAATTCTGTATTTCTATTGTTCCTGGGAAGCTCCGCAGAATAAATAAAGAGGCATACACACCTCAGTTGGTCTCGATTGGCCCTTTTCAccataaaaatgaaaacctaAGAAAGATGGAAACACTTAAAAGGCAGTTTCTACGTTCATTTGTGGATCGAAAACCTGGGATAGATGTGCAAGAATATGTGGAAGctatgaagaagagagaagaagaaacacgcCAATGTTATGCAGAAGACACCAGTAGTATCAATAGTAATGAATTTATAACAATGATGCTAGTAGATGGATGTTTCATCCTCGAATTTCTCCTCAGAAATCCGCGGCCACTTGAACAGAGTAATCTAGATGATCCTGTGTTCAGTAACATTTGGTTGTCTAGTGCCATAAAATGTGACTTAATACTACTTGAAAATCAGTTGCCCTTCTTTGTTCTTGTGGATTTATACAACTTAAACCAGGGAAAGGGTCTCAATTCCCTCTTCGAAACTGTTCGCTATCCCTTTTCACATATGATGCCAAAGGAGGAAGATGTGTCGAGTGAGAATTCTAAATGCTCCAAAGTAAAGCAGGTGCTTCTTGGTTCTGTGCGTGATTGTTGCTCCTCCTCTTCATCCTCATGTTGTGCATTGCCGAGAGAGAATGGAGGAACGGTTGCAGTCCCAACTGTAAAAATGCCTCAAGTAAAGCATTTGCTTGACTTTGTACGGCACTGTTACATCCCTTCATCAGCTAAGATATCCTTGGTAAATGGGGAGCTTAAACTTCCTCACAATGTAACACAGCTTCATGAAGCAGGAGTCAAATTTGAGGTGGGCAGAG ATTATGCGACCCTCTTAGATGGCATCATTGCCTCTTCCAAGGATGTTATACTGCTACGTGAGCATGGTATTATCAAAAGCTTGGTAGGAGACCATGAGCAGGTGTCTCTAATTTTCAACAAGCTTGTCAAAGAGGTTAACATTGATGTtggttcattttatttttttgatctCTGTCAAAAGTTGAATGCATATTACAGGGTTACTTGGCATACATGGAAGGCAAAGCTGAGACATACTTATTTCAGCACGCCATGGATGGTAATTTCATTTATTGTTGCAACTCTGCTGCTTGTTCTCACATTATTACAGACCATATACACTATCAAATCTTATACTTCAAAGTAA
- the LOC122081297 gene encoding UPF0481 protein At3g47200-like isoform X4: protein MSSPIGDPERGLVASIRDILKIGPPSSSKFCISIVPGKLRRINKEAYTPQLVSIGPFHHKNENLRKMETLKRQFLRSFVDRKPGIDVQEYVEAMKKREEETRQCYAEDTSSINSNEFITMMLVDGCFILEFLLRNPRPLEQSNLDDPVFSNIWLSSAIKCDLILLENQLPFFVLVDLYNLNQGKGLNSLFETVRYPFSHMMPKEEDVSSENSKCSKVKQVLLGSVRDCCSSSSSSCCALPRENGGTVAVPTVKMPQVKHLLDFVRHCYIPSSAKISLVNGELKLPHNVTQLHEAGVKFEVGRGKCLLDLSFKNGVLAIPCINIEDWTESLFRNMIAFEQLHCSLPNPKFITDYATLLDGIIASSKDVILLREHGIIKSLVGDHEQVSLIFNKLVKEVNIDVGSFYFFDLCQKLNAYYRVTWHTWKAKLRHTYFSTPWMNCKRIQSVLEQHQENE from the exons ATGTCCAGTCCAATTGGAGATCCAGAAAGAGGATTGGTTGCATCAATCCGAGATATATTAAAGATTGGCCCTCCCTCATCATCGAAATTCTGTATTTCTATTGTTCCTGGGAAGCTCCGCAGAATAAATAAAGAGGCATACACACCTCAGTTGGTCTCGATTGGCCCTTTTCAccataaaaatgaaaacctaAGAAAGATGGAAACACTTAAAAGGCAGTTTCTACGTTCATTTGTGGATCGAAAACCTGGGATAGATGTGCAAGAATATGTGGAAGctatgaagaagagagaagaagaaacacgcCAATGTTATGCAGAAGACACCAGTAGTATCAATAGTAATGAATTTATAACAATGATGCTAGTAGATGGATGTTTCATCCTCGAATTTCTCCTCAGAAATCCGCGGCCACTTGAACAGAGTAATCTAGATGATCCTGTGTTCAGTAACATTTGGTTGTCTAGTGCCATAAAATGTGACTTAATACTACTTGAAAATCAGTTGCCCTTCTTTGTTCTTGTGGATTTATACAACTTAAACCAGGGAAAGGGTCTCAATTCCCTCTTCGAAACTGTTCGCTATCCCTTTTCACATATGATGCCAAAGGAGGAAGATGTGTCGAGTGAGAATTCTAAATGCTCCAAAGTAAAGCAGGTGCTTCTTGGTTCTGTGCGTGATTGTTGCTCCTCCTCTTCATCCTCATGTTGTGCATTGCCGAGAGAGAATGGAGGAACGGTTGCAGTCCCAACTGTAAAAATGCCTCAAGTAAAGCATTTGCTTGACTTTGTACGGCACTGTTACATCCCTTCATCAGCTAAGATATCCTTGGTAAATGGGGAGCTTAAACTTCCTCACAATGTAACACAGCTTCATGAAGCAGGAGTCAAATTTGAGGTGGGCAGAGGTAAATGCTTATtggatctaagttttaagaatGGAGTTTTGGCAATCCCATGTATAAATATCGAAGATTGGACAGAGTCTCTCTTCCGAAATATGATTGCTTTTGAACAATTGCATTGTTCTTTGCCTAATCCTAAATTCATCACAGATTATGCGACCCTCTTAGATGGCATCATTGCCTCTTCCAAGGATGTTATACTGCTACGTGAGCATGGTATTATCAAAAGCTTGGTAGGAGACCATGAGCAGGTGTCTCTAATTTTCAACAAGCTTGTCAAAGAGGTTAACATTGATGTtggttcattttatttttttgatctCTGTCAAAAGTTGAATGCATATTACAGGGTTACTTGGCATACATGGAAGGCAAAGCTGAGACATACTTATTTCAGCACGCCATGGATG AATTGCAAGCGAATTCAAAGTGTTCTTGAACAGCATCAAGAGAATGAATGA
- the LOC122081297 gene encoding UPF0481 protein At3g47200-like isoform X3: MSSPIGDPERGLVASIRDILKIGPPSSSKFCISIVPGKLRRINKEAYTPQLVSIGPFHHKNENLRKMETLKRQFLRSFVDRKPGIDVQEYVEAMKKREEETRQCYAEDTSSINSNEFITMMLVDGCFILEFLLRNPRPLEQSNLDDPVFSNIWLSSAIKCDLILLENQLPFFVLVDLYNLNQGKGLNSLFETVRYPFSHMMPKEEDVSSENSKCSKVKQVLLGSVRDCCSSSSSSCCALPRENGGTVAVPTVKMPQVKHLLDFVRHCYIPSSAKISLVNGELKLPHNVTQLHEAGVKFEVGRGKCLLDLSFKNGVLAIPCINIEDWTESLFRNMIAFEQLHCSLPNPKFITDYATLLDGIIASSKDVILLREHGIIKSLVGDHEQGYLAYMEGKAETYLFQHAMDVCRLYVGSGGLQILIEEELWLESVFSLIFCSVLLFFFSPRHLVLLVLVNFSIPVLN, translated from the exons ATGTCCAGTCCAATTGGAGATCCAGAAAGAGGATTGGTTGCATCAATCCGAGATATATTAAAGATTGGCCCTCCCTCATCATCGAAATTCTGTATTTCTATTGTTCCTGGGAAGCTCCGCAGAATAAATAAAGAGGCATACACACCTCAGTTGGTCTCGATTGGCCCTTTTCAccataaaaatgaaaacctaAGAAAGATGGAAACACTTAAAAGGCAGTTTCTACGTTCATTTGTGGATCGAAAACCTGGGATAGATGTGCAAGAATATGTGGAAGctatgaagaagagagaagaagaaacacgcCAATGTTATGCAGAAGACACCAGTAGTATCAATAGTAATGAATTTATAACAATGATGCTAGTAGATGGATGTTTCATCCTCGAATTTCTCCTCAGAAATCCGCGGCCACTTGAACAGAGTAATCTAGATGATCCTGTGTTCAGTAACATTTGGTTGTCTAGTGCCATAAAATGTGACTTAATACTACTTGAAAATCAGTTGCCCTTCTTTGTTCTTGTGGATTTATACAACTTAAACCAGGGAAAGGGTCTCAATTCCCTCTTCGAAACTGTTCGCTATCCCTTTTCACATATGATGCCAAAGGAGGAAGATGTGTCGAGTGAGAATTCTAAATGCTCCAAAGTAAAGCAGGTGCTTCTTGGTTCTGTGCGTGATTGTTGCTCCTCCTCTTCATCCTCATGTTGTGCATTGCCGAGAGAGAATGGAGGAACGGTTGCAGTCCCAACTGTAAAAATGCCTCAAGTAAAGCATTTGCTTGACTTTGTACGGCACTGTTACATCCCTTCATCAGCTAAGATATCCTTGGTAAATGGGGAGCTTAAACTTCCTCACAATGTAACACAGCTTCATGAAGCAGGAGTCAAATTTGAGGTGGGCAGAGGTAAATGCTTATtggatctaagttttaagaatGGAGTTTTGGCAATCCCATGTATAAATATCGAAGATTGGACAGAGTCTCTCTTCCGAAATATGATTGCTTTTGAACAATTGCATTGTTCTTTGCCTAATCCTAAATTCATCACAGATTATGCGACCCTCTTAGATGGCATCATTGCCTCTTCCAAGGATGTTATACTGCTACGTGAGCATGGTATTATCAAAAGCTTGGTAGGAGACCATGAGCAG GGTTACTTGGCATACATGGAAGGCAAAGCTGAGACATACTTATTTCAGCACGCCATGGATG TATGCAGGCTGTATGTTGGAAGTGGCGGGCTGCAGATCCTCATAGAAGAAGAATTGTGGCTTGAATCGGTTTTTTCCCtcattttttgttctgttttgcttttttttttttcccccaggCATCTTGTCCTATTAGTTTTAGTAAATTTTTCTATTCCAGTTTTAAATTAA
- the LOC122081297 gene encoding UPF0481 protein At3g47200-like isoform X2: MSSPIGDPERGLVASIRDILKIGPPSSSKFCISIVPGKLRRINKEAYTPQLVSIGPFHHKNENLRKMETLKRQFLRSFVDRKPGIDVQEYVEAMKKREEETRQCYAEDTSSINSNEFITMMLVDGCFILEFLLRNPRPLEQSNLDDPVFSNIWLSSAIKCDLILLENQLPFFVLVDLYNLNQGKGLNSLFETVRYPFSHMMPKEEDVSSENSKCSKVKQVLLGSVRDCCSSSSSSCCALPRENGGTVAVPTVKMPQVKHLLDFVRHCYIPSSAKISLVNGELKLPHNVTQLHEAGVKFEVGRGKCLLDLSFKNGVLAIPCINIEDWTESLFRNMIAFEQLHCSLPNPKFITDYATLLDGIIASSKDVILLREHGIIKSLVGDHEQGYLAYMEGKAETYLFQHAMDGNFIYCCNSAACSHIITDHIHYQILYFKVRSVALMDCSSIHHWVFSFGAGTIRFMGCGRW, translated from the exons ATGTCCAGTCCAATTGGAGATCCAGAAAGAGGATTGGTTGCATCAATCCGAGATATATTAAAGATTGGCCCTCCCTCATCATCGAAATTCTGTATTTCTATTGTTCCTGGGAAGCTCCGCAGAATAAATAAAGAGGCATACACACCTCAGTTGGTCTCGATTGGCCCTTTTCAccataaaaatgaaaacctaAGAAAGATGGAAACACTTAAAAGGCAGTTTCTACGTTCATTTGTGGATCGAAAACCTGGGATAGATGTGCAAGAATATGTGGAAGctatgaagaagagagaagaagaaacacgcCAATGTTATGCAGAAGACACCAGTAGTATCAATAGTAATGAATTTATAACAATGATGCTAGTAGATGGATGTTTCATCCTCGAATTTCTCCTCAGAAATCCGCGGCCACTTGAACAGAGTAATCTAGATGATCCTGTGTTCAGTAACATTTGGTTGTCTAGTGCCATAAAATGTGACTTAATACTACTTGAAAATCAGTTGCCCTTCTTTGTTCTTGTGGATTTATACAACTTAAACCAGGGAAAGGGTCTCAATTCCCTCTTCGAAACTGTTCGCTATCCCTTTTCACATATGATGCCAAAGGAGGAAGATGTGTCGAGTGAGAATTCTAAATGCTCCAAAGTAAAGCAGGTGCTTCTTGGTTCTGTGCGTGATTGTTGCTCCTCCTCTTCATCCTCATGTTGTGCATTGCCGAGAGAGAATGGAGGAACGGTTGCAGTCCCAACTGTAAAAATGCCTCAAGTAAAGCATTTGCTTGACTTTGTACGGCACTGTTACATCCCTTCATCAGCTAAGATATCCTTGGTAAATGGGGAGCTTAAACTTCCTCACAATGTAACACAGCTTCATGAAGCAGGAGTCAAATTTGAGGTGGGCAGAGGTAAATGCTTATtggatctaagttttaagaatGGAGTTTTGGCAATCCCATGTATAAATATCGAAGATTGGACAGAGTCTCTCTTCCGAAATATGATTGCTTTTGAACAATTGCATTGTTCTTTGCCTAATCCTAAATTCATCACAGATTATGCGACCCTCTTAGATGGCATCATTGCCTCTTCCAAGGATGTTATACTGCTACGTGAGCATGGTATTATCAAAAGCTTGGTAGGAGACCATGAGCAG GGTTACTTGGCATACATGGAAGGCAAAGCTGAGACATACTTATTTCAGCACGCCATGGATGGTAATTTCATTTATTGTTGCAACTCTGCTGCTTGTTCTCACATTATTACAGACCATATACACTATCAAATCTTATACTTCAAAGTAAGATCTGTTGCTCTAATGGATTGCTCGAGTATTCATCATTGGGTGTTTTCTTTTGGTGCTGGAACGATACGATTTATGGGATGTGGTCGATGGTAA
- the LOC122081297 gene encoding UPF0481 protein At3g47200-like isoform X1 — protein MSSPIGDPERGLVASIRDILKIGPPSSSKFCISIVPGKLRRINKEAYTPQLVSIGPFHHKNENLRKMETLKRQFLRSFVDRKPGIDVQEYVEAMKKREEETRQCYAEDTSSINSNEFITMMLVDGCFILEFLLRNPRPLEQSNLDDPVFSNIWLSSAIKCDLILLENQLPFFVLVDLYNLNQGKGLNSLFETVRYPFSHMMPKEEDVSSENSKCSKVKQVLLGSVRDCCSSSSSSCCALPRENGGTVAVPTVKMPQVKHLLDFVRHCYIPSSAKISLVNGELKLPHNVTQLHEAGVKFEVGRGKCLLDLSFKNGVLAIPCINIEDWTESLFRNMIAFEQLHCSLPNPKFITDYATLLDGIIASSKDVILLREHGIIKSLVGDHEQVSLIFNKLVKEVNIDVGSFYFFDLCQKLNAYYRVTWHTWKAKLRHTYFSTPWMVISFIVATLLLVLTLLQTIYTIKSYTSK, from the coding sequence ATGTCCAGTCCAATTGGAGATCCAGAAAGAGGATTGGTTGCATCAATCCGAGATATATTAAAGATTGGCCCTCCCTCATCATCGAAATTCTGTATTTCTATTGTTCCTGGGAAGCTCCGCAGAATAAATAAAGAGGCATACACACCTCAGTTGGTCTCGATTGGCCCTTTTCAccataaaaatgaaaacctaAGAAAGATGGAAACACTTAAAAGGCAGTTTCTACGTTCATTTGTGGATCGAAAACCTGGGATAGATGTGCAAGAATATGTGGAAGctatgaagaagagagaagaagaaacacgcCAATGTTATGCAGAAGACACCAGTAGTATCAATAGTAATGAATTTATAACAATGATGCTAGTAGATGGATGTTTCATCCTCGAATTTCTCCTCAGAAATCCGCGGCCACTTGAACAGAGTAATCTAGATGATCCTGTGTTCAGTAACATTTGGTTGTCTAGTGCCATAAAATGTGACTTAATACTACTTGAAAATCAGTTGCCCTTCTTTGTTCTTGTGGATTTATACAACTTAAACCAGGGAAAGGGTCTCAATTCCCTCTTCGAAACTGTTCGCTATCCCTTTTCACATATGATGCCAAAGGAGGAAGATGTGTCGAGTGAGAATTCTAAATGCTCCAAAGTAAAGCAGGTGCTTCTTGGTTCTGTGCGTGATTGTTGCTCCTCCTCTTCATCCTCATGTTGTGCATTGCCGAGAGAGAATGGAGGAACGGTTGCAGTCCCAACTGTAAAAATGCCTCAAGTAAAGCATTTGCTTGACTTTGTACGGCACTGTTACATCCCTTCATCAGCTAAGATATCCTTGGTAAATGGGGAGCTTAAACTTCCTCACAATGTAACACAGCTTCATGAAGCAGGAGTCAAATTTGAGGTGGGCAGAGGTAAATGCTTATtggatctaagttttaagaatGGAGTTTTGGCAATCCCATGTATAAATATCGAAGATTGGACAGAGTCTCTCTTCCGAAATATGATTGCTTTTGAACAATTGCATTGTTCTTTGCCTAATCCTAAATTCATCACAGATTATGCGACCCTCTTAGATGGCATCATTGCCTCTTCCAAGGATGTTATACTGCTACGTGAGCATGGTATTATCAAAAGCTTGGTAGGAGACCATGAGCAGGTGTCTCTAATTTTCAACAAGCTTGTCAAAGAGGTTAACATTGATGTtggttcattttatttttttgatctCTGTCAAAAGTTGAATGCATATTACAGGGTTACTTGGCATACATGGAAGGCAAAGCTGAGACATACTTATTTCAGCACGCCATGGATGGTAATTTCATTTATTGTTGCAACTCTGCTGCTTGTTCTCACATTATTACAGACCATATACACTATCAAATCTTATACTTCAAAGTAA
- the LOC122082175 gene encoding UPF0481 protein At3g47200-like codes for MKSDLNSIGPFHHGKENLRAMETHKWQYLHSFVDRKPDITLPEYVKTMKQIEERTRQCYSESISTNSDEFVTMMLFDGCFMLEFLLRNLPLEPSHREDPVSSTDWLSSALKCDFILLENQLPFFVLECLYKLTKEMDTIPSLKFFAFPFLIGQSLLRNMICFEQLHCVAPRYITDNASLLDSFIDSAKDVILLREHGIIKSLLGDHEQVSLLFNKLVKEVNIDAGDFYFSDICQDLNAYYRVIWHSWKANLRHTYFNTPWSVISVLAAAVLLVLTLLQTTFTIKSSH; via the exons ATGAA atctgatttaaattcCATCGGCCCTTTTCACCATGGCAAGGAAAACCTAAGAGCGATGGAAACACATAAGTGGCAGTATCTGCATTCATTTGTAGATCGAAAACCTGATATAACCTTGCCAGAATATGTCAAAACTATGAAGCAGATTGAAGAAAGAACACGCCAATGTTATTCAGAAAGCATCAGTACCAATAGTGATGAATTTGTAACAATGATGCTATTTGATGGATGTTTCATGCTCGAATTTCTCCTCAGAAATTTGCCACTTGAGCCGAGTCATAGAGAAGATCCTGTGTCTAGTACCGACTGGTTGTCTAGTGCCCTAAAATGTGACTTTATACTGCTTGAAAATCAGTTGCCCTTCTTTGTTCTTGAGTGTTTGTACAAATTAACCAAGGAGATGGATACCATTCCCTCATTAAAATTTTTCGCTTTTCCTTTTCTC ATTGGACAGTCTCTTCTGCGGAATATGATTTGCTTTGAACAATTACATTGTGTTGCCCCTAGATACATCACAGATAATGCAAGCCTCTTGGATAGCTTCATTGACTCTGCCAAGGATGTCATACTGCTACGTGAGCATGGtattatcaaaagcttgttagGAGACCATGAGCAGGTGTCTTTACTTTTCAACAAACTTGTCAAAGAGGTAAACATTGATGCtggtgatttttatttttctgatatcTGTCAAGATTTGAATGCGTATTATAGGGTTATTTGGCATTCATGGAAGGCAAATTTGAGACATACTTATTTCAACACGCCATGGTCAGTGATTTCAGTTCTTGCAGCAGCTGTGCTGCTTGTTCTTACATTGTTACAGACCACATTCACCATCAAATCTTCTCATTGA
- the LOC122081297 gene encoding UPF0481 protein At3g47200-like isoform X7: MSSPIGDPERGLVASIRDILKIGPPSSSKFCISIVPGKLRRINKEAYTPQLVSIGPFHHKNENLRKMETLKRQFLRSFVDRKPGIDVQEYVEAMKKREEETRQCYAEDTSSINSNEFITMMLVDGCFILEFLLRNPRPLEQSNLDDPVFSNIWLSSAIKCDLILLENQLPFFVLVDLYNLNQGKGLNSLFETVRYPFSHMMPKEEDVSSENSKCSKVKQVLLGSVRDCCSSSSSSCCALPRENGGTVAVPTVKMPQVKHLLDFVRHCYIPSSAKISLVNGELKLPHNVTQLHEAGVKFEVGRGKCLLDLSFKNGVLAIPCINIEDWTESLFRNMIAFEQLHCSLPNPKFITDYATLLDGIIASSKDVILLREHGIIKSLVGDHEQGYLAYMEGKAETYLFQHAMDELQANSKCS, encoded by the exons ATGTCCAGTCCAATTGGAGATCCAGAAAGAGGATTGGTTGCATCAATCCGAGATATATTAAAGATTGGCCCTCCCTCATCATCGAAATTCTGTATTTCTATTGTTCCTGGGAAGCTCCGCAGAATAAATAAAGAGGCATACACACCTCAGTTGGTCTCGATTGGCCCTTTTCAccataaaaatgaaaacctaAGAAAGATGGAAACACTTAAAAGGCAGTTTCTACGTTCATTTGTGGATCGAAAACCTGGGATAGATGTGCAAGAATATGTGGAAGctatgaagaagagagaagaagaaacacgcCAATGTTATGCAGAAGACACCAGTAGTATCAATAGTAATGAATTTATAACAATGATGCTAGTAGATGGATGTTTCATCCTCGAATTTCTCCTCAGAAATCCGCGGCCACTTGAACAGAGTAATCTAGATGATCCTGTGTTCAGTAACATTTGGTTGTCTAGTGCCATAAAATGTGACTTAATACTACTTGAAAATCAGTTGCCCTTCTTTGTTCTTGTGGATTTATACAACTTAAACCAGGGAAAGGGTCTCAATTCCCTCTTCGAAACTGTTCGCTATCCCTTTTCACATATGATGCCAAAGGAGGAAGATGTGTCGAGTGAGAATTCTAAATGCTCCAAAGTAAAGCAGGTGCTTCTTGGTTCTGTGCGTGATTGTTGCTCCTCCTCTTCATCCTCATGTTGTGCATTGCCGAGAGAGAATGGAGGAACGGTTGCAGTCCCAACTGTAAAAATGCCTCAAGTAAAGCATTTGCTTGACTTTGTACGGCACTGTTACATCCCTTCATCAGCTAAGATATCCTTGGTAAATGGGGAGCTTAAACTTCCTCACAATGTAACACAGCTTCATGAAGCAGGAGTCAAATTTGAGGTGGGCAGAGGTAAATGCTTATtggatctaagttttaagaatGGAGTTTTGGCAATCCCATGTATAAATATCGAAGATTGGACAGAGTCTCTCTTCCGAAATATGATTGCTTTTGAACAATTGCATTGTTCTTTGCCTAATCCTAAATTCATCACAGATTATGCGACCCTCTTAGATGGCATCATTGCCTCTTCCAAGGATGTTATACTGCTACGTGAGCATGGTATTATCAAAAGCTTGGTAGGAGACCATGAGCAG GGTTACTTGGCATACATGGAAGGCAAAGCTGAGACATACTTATTTCAGCACGCCATGGATG AATTGCAAGCGAATTCAAAGTGTTCTTGA